The following coding sequences are from one Buchnera aphidicola (Nippolachnus piri) window:
- a CDS encoding exodeoxyribonuclease V subunit gamma: MFNFKKKKKKNVLEPEFFLIDNLVVKKWIQIFIAKKMKISANIKFISCQKYLINFLETQNLYNTSFPSYFKKQDLIWILIFLEEKKKINLKFLKTTTLSKKTNFCILLATIFHTYLIDDPTNIFNWEKNLTSFQKNFIFQKKIWRKIIKYFKKKYKKLSFTKTLKKFISYSNFKKKNNNIPKRLFIFSTELFKPLNIFILMYLKKYTNIYILEYVSVLKDFLCYEIKKKKKLNLNYISSNNISDFFWSSQKKFFKIKRRKFFYISSNTILQIVQKKNLYFQKYNESNHFKNIQKNIFYSNQDNSFYISRSYSKREEVENIFNYLLIQFQNNITLQPHEILITSPNIKKYFIHINNIFKNFSIQNKFKIHKKNKYILKKKKILFIFKKILTLSFQEFEHEWIINLLDLSFIRKKFLIKKKEIKILYFLLEKIGKFWGYNKKHFKKMSLPYLPFHSWEYFIKRIITGILLKSKDKIWLDTLPYNIQSQKYKILLGHFINFLETLNKWRCLLSSTRNLKNWIVIIKKLIQEIFKIPEKWKKFFNMLHKNFLKNIQVGIFLNYKKKISIKILLNKNFLNLTPKKYYKNFFSGTINIGNINLSYNLPFKIICILGCHKLKDSTISKKNSITLFKKNFNILHDIYRNLKNKNFFFDTIMSTKKCLYLSYKISKNRNILLPMFLEELKEFFQNIFLLKKFQKKKTILNNIFISSENLSFKKNENLNSINFEKKKIIKKKYHINKKFSHSLNLKHLIKFWKSPIQYFFTEILNIKTNFYQNTTYSLNEPFLINPLNKYLINKKFLNMFLYKKKIKFEYFQKKSILPNNKLGKIYWKIEKKKMKNLSKKIIKKINIPKKLNFTLSLNKITLTGTIKNIHNFEIIRWIPLHLKTKNIMSLWLEHLTYSALGYQKESFLYSLDKKYLKFSIINKKKAQEYLLQYLNGYYMGIKKPLLLLESGIKWLNSIYFIKNNILKKKNINKNLKNKIFQKTWNGNFLYPGEKKNIYIQKIIPILTPEKIKKIKKISKYWWFPLLKSLYFIK; the protein is encoded by the coding sequence TTGTTCAATTTTAAAAAAAAAAAAAAAAAAAATGTTTTAGAACCTGAATTTTTTTTAATTGATAATTTAGTAGTAAAAAAATGGATACAAATTTTTATTGCAAAAAAAATGAAGATTAGTGCTAATATAAAATTTATATCTTGTCAAAAATATTTAATAAATTTTTTAGAAACGCAAAATTTATACAATACATCTTTCCCCTCTTATTTTAAAAAACAAGATTTAATTTGGATTTTAATTTTTTTGGAAGAAAAAAAAAAAATTAATTTAAAATTTTTAAAAACTACTACACTCTCAAAAAAAACAAATTTTTGTATATTATTAGCTACTATATTTCATACATATTTAATCGATGATCCTACAAATATTTTTAATTGGGAAAAAAATTTAACCTCTTTTCAAAAAAATTTTATTTTTCAAAAAAAAATATGGAGAAAAATAATAAAATATTTTAAAAAAAAATACAAAAAATTATCTTTTACAAAAACCTTAAAAAAATTTATTTCATATTCTAACTTTAAAAAAAAAAATAATAATATACCTAAAAGATTATTTATTTTCTCTACTGAACTTTTTAAACCTTTAAATATTTTTATATTAATGTATTTAAAAAAATATACTAACATATATATATTAGAATATGTTTCTGTTTTAAAAGATTTCTTATGTTACGAAATAAAAAAAAAAAAAAAACTAAATTTAAATTATATTTCTTCTAATAATATTTCTGATTTTTTTTGGAGTTCTCAAAAAAAATTTTTTAAAATTAAAAGAAGAAAATTTTTTTATATTTCTTCAAATACAATTTTACAAATAGTTCAAAAAAAAAATTTATACTTTCAGAAATATAATGAATCTAACCATTTTAAAAATATACAAAAAAATATATTTTATTCTAATCAAGATAATTCTTTTTACATTTCAAGATCTTATTCTAAAAGAGAAGAAGTTGAAAATATTTTTAATTATTTATTAATTCAATTTCAAAATAATATAACATTACAACCGCATGAAATATTAATTACATCACCTAATATAAAAAAATATTTTATACATATTAATAACATTTTTAAAAATTTTTCAATACAAAATAAATTTAAAATTCATAAAAAGAATAAATATATTTTAAAAAAAAAGAAAATTTTATTTATTTTTAAAAAAATATTAACATTATCATTTCAAGAATTTGAACACGAATGGATTATAAATTTATTAGATTTATCATTTATTAGAAAAAAATTTTTAATTAAAAAAAAAGAAATAAAAATTTTATATTTTTTATTAGAAAAAATAGGAAAATTTTGGGGGTATAATAAAAAACACTTTAAAAAAATGTCATTACCGTATTTACCTTTTCATTCTTGGGAATATTTTATTAAAAGAATTATAACTGGAATTTTATTAAAATCTAAAGACAAAATTTGGTTAGATACATTACCATATAATATTCAGTCTCAAAAATATAAAATATTATTAGGGCACTTTATTAATTTCCTAGAAACATTAAATAAATGGAGATGTTTGTTATCTTCCACAAGAAATTTGAAAAATTGGATAGTTATAATTAAAAAATTAATTCAAGAAATATTTAAAATACCTGAAAAATGGAAAAAATTTTTTAATATGTTACATAAAAATTTTTTAAAAAATATTCAAGTAGGAATTTTTTTAAATTATAAAAAAAAAATTTCAATAAAAATTTTATTAAATAAAAATTTTTTAAATTTAACACCAAAAAAATATTATAAAAATTTTTTTTCTGGAACAATTAATATTGGTAATATTAATTTATCTTATAATTTACCTTTTAAAATTATATGTATTTTAGGATGTCATAAACTAAAAGATAGTACTATTTCTAAAAAAAACTCTATAACATTATTTAAAAAAAATTTTAATATTCTACATGACATATACAGAAATTTAAAAAATAAAAATTTTTTTTTTGATACTATAATGTCTACAAAAAAATGTTTATATTTAAGTTATAAAATTTCTAAAAATAGAAATATACTTTTACCTATGTTTTTAGAAGAATTAAAAGAATTTTTTCAAAATATATTTTTATTAAAAAAATTTCAAAAAAAAAAAACTATTTTAAATAATATTTTTATTTCTTCAGAAAATTTATCTTTTAAAAAAAATGAAAATCTTAATTCTATAAATTTTGAAAAAAAAAAAATTATAAAGAAAAAGTATCATATTAATAAAAAATTTTCTCACTCATTAAATTTAAAACATTTAATAAAATTTTGGAAATCCCCAATTCAATACTTTTTTACAGAAATTTTAAATATAAAAACAAATTTTTATCAAAATACAACATATTCATTAAATGAACCTTTCCTAATTAATCCTTTGAATAAATATTTAATAAACAAAAAATTCTTAAATATGTTTCTTTATAAAAAAAAAATTAAATTTGAATACTTTCAAAAAAAAAGTATATTACCAAATAATAAATTAGGAAAAATTTATTGGAAAATAGAAAAAAAAAAAATGAAAAATTTATCTAAAAAAATTATTAAAAAAATTAATATTCCAAAAAAATTAAATTTTACTTTATCTTTAAATAAAATAACTTTAACCGGAACTATAAAAAATATTCATAACTTTGAAATAATTCGTTGGATACCTTTACACTTAAAAACAAAAAATATTATGTCTTTATGGTTAGAACATTTGACATATTCTGCTTTAGGATATCAAAAAGAAAGTTTCTTATATAGTTTAGATAAAAAATATTTAAAATTTTCTATAATAAATAAAAAAAAAGCTCAAGAATACTTATTACAATATTTAAACGGATATTATATGGGTATTAAAAAACCATTATTATTATTAGAATCTGGTATTAAATGGTTAAATTCTATATACTTTATAAAAAATAATATCTTAAAAAAAAAAAATATAAACAAAAACTTAAAAAATAAAATTTTTCAAAAAACATGGAATGGAAATTTTTTATATCCGGGTGAAAAAAAAAATATTTATATTCAAAAAATTATTCCTATTTTAACACCAGAAAAAATTAAAAAAATTAAAAAAATTTCAAAATATTGGTGGTTTCCACTTTTAAAATCTCTTTACTTTATAAAATAA
- the recB gene encoding exodeoxyribonuclease V subunit beta, producing the protein MKKISLLFKKKINTGIILIESSAGTGKTFTIVKLFLNFLFIKNSKNLYKYSIQKILLLTFTKNSKIELNNRIIETLKNLLQIYKKKNIKEIFKNKILTSTENINDIENHLKKIKKNIHNLEIYTVHSFFWKILQEFQFSILQDIPKNILKNIKNLLFQATKNFWRKIFYNFKKDILKILIKKWYSPLILYKSIFIKISLNQYTKSIFPIKKILNKKHKYFINTINTTKNLWILKKKKIIPLLKNFVLNKRIYTSKNIKKWHNEISQWAYTPTKNYNFPKVLKYFSNLQFKSKIFNENKMLIFKNIEKFLKIDFSLHKIFLTLATSEIFFIFQKIKIKKNYIDFNDITQIFLKNVKKKKSLLKKYIQKKYPMVLIDECQDLDIFQNKIFIKIYQNSLKNTLFLIGDPKQSIYSFRNVNLKYYFFFHKIAQEKYNLNINYRSSPKIIQSINEIFLYKKNSFFIKKLKYSFCQHSPKNSEFNFFLKNIIQEPLKFFLCSQNSITKKKYYKISAKECAASISKWILLSSKKQAMLTFQKNIQKKILPKDIVILIKNKLEAKIIKKELKKHGLSSFYTSEKKNIFLQKISLEILWILDCIIHPNNEYKFQKIFLTRFFNINIYKIHKINTNLNNKIKILKKINQYYKIWNKFGIFEMLKKIFFEYQKNSQIIQENFLIKEQEFIILIHILEKKNNLIYNKFLLIQWLQKKIQKNYELSTHQKNFSINSKKKIQIMTIFKAKGLEFPIVWIPFFSFFNNKINEFLTYKIIFQKKTFNIKYFKKNINHLLKEKFSEELRLLYVAITRSIIHCRISIATIKSKKENIYDNALKYLLKNRINKKKLYFSNILKSTPKNLVKIYQKKTKFYKIKNLNKISYIEKKKNLIKNICLPWEILSYSKILHKQKKIIKLPKKIFDTSHSFKTITKKKYTSYNFPKGKKNGILIHKILKNINFSNFSKDSYILTNTENLILTKKKKKFFSKWIFNILNCPIYSKKFSLNKIQKKQYIQEMQFFIPLQKKFNIQNFNKIIKTYDVNSKKLPDIQYPDITGMLTGAIDLIYIYNNQYFLLDYKTNWLGPKNIFYNQKNIYKEIYKNRYDVQYQIYSIALHRYLINKLKNYKYSKHFGGIIYLFIRSFDNIHNKNGIFFYLPNYSLIKKLNLLF; encoded by the coding sequence ATGAAAAAAATTTCATTACTTTTTAAAAAAAAAATAAATACAGGAATTATATTAATTGAGTCTTCAGCAGGTACTGGTAAAACTTTTACAATAGTAAAATTATTTTTAAATTTTTTATTTATAAAAAATTCTAAAAATTTATATAAATATTCAATACAAAAAATTTTACTATTAACTTTTACAAAAAATTCAAAAATTGAATTAAATAATAGAATTATTGAAACTTTAAAAAATTTACTTCAAATATATAAAAAAAAAAATATAAAAGAAATTTTTAAAAACAAAATATTAACATCTACAGAAAATATAAATGATATAGAAAATCATTTAAAAAAAATTAAAAAAAACATACATAATCTTGAAATTTATACTGTACATAGTTTTTTCTGGAAAATTTTACAAGAATTCCAATTTTCAATTTTACAAGATATTCCAAAAAATATTTTAAAAAATATAAAAAATTTATTATTTCAAGCTACTAAAAATTTTTGGAGAAAAATTTTTTATAATTTTAAAAAAGATATTTTAAAAATTTTAATAAAAAAATGGTATTCCCCACTTATTTTATATAAATCAATCTTTATAAAAATATCATTAAATCAGTACACAAAATCTATATTTCCAATAAAAAAAATATTAAATAAAAAACATAAATATTTTATTAATACTATTAATACTACTAAAAATTTATGGATATTAAAAAAAAAAAAAATTATACCTCTGTTAAAAAATTTTGTATTAAATAAAAGAATTTATACATCTAAAAATATAAAAAAATGGCATAATGAAATTTCTCAATGGGCTTATACTCCCACTAAAAATTATAATTTTCCAAAAGTTTTAAAATATTTTTCTAATTTACAATTTAAATCAAAAATTTTTAATGAAAATAAAATGTTAATTTTTAAAAATATAGAAAAATTTTTAAAAATAGATTTTTCATTACATAAAATTTTTTTAACATTAGCTACTTCTGAAATTTTTTTTATTTTTCAAAAAATTAAAATAAAAAAAAATTATATTGATTTTAATGATATTACTCAAATTTTTTTAAAAAATGTTAAAAAAAAAAAATCATTATTAAAAAAATATATACAAAAAAAATATCCTATGGTTTTAATTGATGAATGCCAAGACCTTGATATTTTTCAAAATAAAATATTTATAAAAATATATCAAAATTCTTTAAAAAATACATTATTTTTAATTGGAGACCCTAAACAATCAATTTATAGTTTTAGAAATGTAAATTTAAAATATTACTTTTTTTTTCATAAAATAGCTCAAGAAAAATATAATTTAAATATAAATTATCGATCTTCACCTAAAATTATACAAAGTATCAATGAAATATTTCTATATAAAAAAAATTCATTTTTTATAAAAAAATTAAAATATTCTTTTTGTCAACATTCCCCAAAAAATTCTGAATTCAATTTTTTTCTAAAAAACATCATACAAGAACCTCTAAAATTTTTTTTATGTTCACAAAATTCTATTACAAAAAAAAAATACTATAAAATTTCAGCAAAAGAATGTGCAGCAAGTATCTCAAAATGGATATTATTATCCTCTAAAAAACAAGCAATGTTAACTTTTCAAAAAAATATTCAAAAAAAAATTTTACCAAAAGATATTGTCATTTTAATAAAAAATAAACTTGAAGCCAAAATTATTAAAAAAGAATTAAAAAAACATGGTTTGTCGTCTTTTTATACTTCTGAAAAAAAAAATATTTTTTTACAAAAAATTTCTTTAGAAATATTATGGATCTTAGATTGTATTATACATCCCAATAATGAATATAAATTTCAAAAAATTTTTTTAACAAGATTTTTTAATATAAATATTTATAAAATTCATAAAATTAATACAAATTTAAATAATAAAATAAAAATTCTAAAAAAAATAAATCAATATTATAAAATTTGGAACAAATTTGGTATTTTTGAAATGTTAAAAAAAATTTTTTTTGAATATCAAAAAAATTCTCAAATAATACAAGAAAATTTTTTAATAAAGGAGCAAGAATTTATAATTCTTATTCATATTTTAGAAAAAAAAAATAATTTAATATATAATAAATTTCTTTTAATTCAATGGTTACAAAAAAAAATACAAAAAAATTATGAATTATCTACGCATCAAAAAAATTTTTCTATTAATTCTAAAAAAAAAATTCAAATTATGACTATTTTTAAAGCAAAAGGATTAGAATTTCCTATTGTCTGGATTCCATTTTTTAGTTTTTTTAATAATAAAATTAATGAATTTTTAACATATAAAATAATTTTTCAAAAAAAAACATTCAATATAAAATACTTTAAAAAAAATATTAATCATCTTTTAAAAGAAAAATTTTCCGAAGAACTAAGATTATTATATGTTGCAATTACACGAAGTATAATTCATTGTCGTATTAGTATTGCTACTATAAAATCTAAAAAAGAAAATATCTATGATAATGCATTAAAATATTTATTAAAAAATAGAATTAATAAAAAAAAATTATATTTTTCTAATATTTTAAAAAGTACTCCAAAAAATCTTGTTAAGATATACCAAAAAAAAACAAAATTTTATAAAATAAAAAATTTAAATAAAATTTCTTACATAGAAAAAAAAAAAAATCTTATAAAAAATATTTGTTTACCTTGGGAAATCCTAAGTTATTCTAAAATTTTACATAAACAAAAAAAAATTATTAAATTACCTAAAAAAATTTTTGATACATCTCACTCTTTTAAAACAATTACTAAAAAAAAATATACTTCTTACAATTTTCCAAAAGGTAAAAAAAATGGTATATTAATACATAAAATATTAAAAAATATTAATTTTTCAAATTTCTCTAAAGATTCTTATATTTTAACTAATACAGAAAATCTAATATTAACAAAAAAAAAAAAAAAATTTTTTTCTAAATGGATATTTAATATTTTAAATTGTCCTATATATTCTAAAAAATTTTCTTTAAATAAAATTCAAAAAAAACAATACATTCAAGAAATGCAATTCTTTATACCATTACAAAAAAAATTTAATATTCAAAACTTCAATAAAATCATTAAAACTTATGATGTAAATTCTAAAAAACTCCCTGATATTCAATACCCTGATATTACTGGTATGTTAACAGGGGCTATAGATTTAATATATATTTACAATAATCAATATTTTTTATTAGATTATAAAACCAATTGGTTAGGACCAAAAAATATTTTTTATAATCAAAAAAATATATATAAAGAAATCTATAAAAATCGTTATGATGTTCAATATCAAATTTATAGTATCGCTTTACATCGATATTTAATAAATAAATTAAAAAATTATAAATATTCTAAACATTTTGGAGGCATAATATATTTATTCATTAGATCTTTCGATAATATTCATAATAAAAATGGAATTTTTTTTTATCTTCCAAACTATTCTTTAATTAAAAAACTAAATTTATTATTTTAG
- the recD gene encoding exodeoxyribonuclease V subunit alpha, with protein sequence MLLSKKNFLRILKKSKIKKIIQEIDFYCIKTLLPYFSIKKLLIILILNYESNKGNTCLSIKYFSKNHILKKKIQKLQYFWNIIKNIKLWNNKKNLPYIIKKKYIYLSRYWKQEKKILKFFKNKTINYTRILKKYSKIYKNFNFKNIDKKQKLAIGIILFHKISFLIGGPGTGKTTILAYILIILIKTTTHTLKIALTALTGKATTHLTNTIYKILHKQKFSSLENKKYLITANTLHKTLLIQKNFIINKKYKKKINFDLLIIDEASMLDTNIMEILCQRISLHTKIIFSGDINQLQPIETASILKEICYFAKNTYNPIFSQYISIFTKQKLKICKKISEKNIKNSIVILKKNYRFNTNNMVIKFTKILENKKKIFLKDLIFLKNTKNFILSDISTEFYYKKMLKSIKNLYQKHWKLIKKKNNNFPLNIKKILKNFQKNRVLCAIKDGYFGEKFLNNFLDNIFFQKNNLSQKKSKIWYHGKIILITKNNFKLKLFNGIIGICILYKKKYKIFFQSSNNTIFSINPILIKNFQSAWVMTIHKSQGSEFKNVILIFPNKYYSIMNKELFYTALTRTKKKIKIYINNKIMLKIINNIKKKKSGLHKNF encoded by the coding sequence GTGTTATTAAGTAAAAAAAATTTTTTAAGAATTTTAAAAAAATCTAAAATTAAAAAAATAATTCAAGAAATAGATTTTTATTGTATAAAAACTTTATTGCCATATTTTTCAATAAAAAAATTATTAATTATATTAATTTTAAATTATGAATCGAATAAAGGAAATACTTGTCTTTCAATAAAATATTTTTCTAAGAATCATATTTTAAAAAAAAAAATTCAAAAACTACAATATTTTTGGAATATTATAAAAAATATTAAATTATGGAATAATAAAAAAAATTTACCTTATATAATTAAAAAAAAATACATATATTTATCACGATACTGGAAACAAGAAAAAAAAATTTTAAAATTTTTTAAAAATAAAACTATTAATTATACTAGAATTTTAAAAAAGTATTCTAAAATATATAAAAATTTTAATTTTAAAAATATAGATAAAAAACAAAAATTAGCTATTGGAATAATATTATTTCATAAAATTTCTTTTTTAATTGGAGGACCAGGAACTGGAAAAACAACAATTTTAGCATATATTTTAATAATATTAATTAAAACAACTACTCACACATTAAAAATTGCATTAACAGCTTTAACGGGAAAAGCCACAACACATTTAACAAATACAATATATAAAATTTTACACAAACAAAAATTTTCTTCATTAGAAAATAAAAAATATTTAATCACTGCAAACACCTTACACAAAACTTTATTAATTCAAAAAAATTTTATTATTAACAAAAAATACAAAAAAAAAATAAATTTTGATCTTTTAATTATTGATGAAGCTTCAATGTTAGATACTAATATTATGGAAATTTTATGTCAAAGAATTTCTCTACATACAAAAATAATATTTTCTGGAGATATAAACCAATTACAACCTATTGAAACCGCTTCAATTTTAAAAGAAATTTGTTATTTTGCAAAAAATACATACAATCCTATATTTTCACAATATATTTCAATATTTACGAAACAAAAATTAAAAATTTGTAAAAAAATATCTGAAAAAAATATTAAAAATTCAATTGTGATTTTAAAAAAAAATTATCGTTTTAACACAAATAATATGGTAATAAAGTTCACAAAAATTTTAGAAAATAAAAAAAAAATTTTTTTAAAAGATTTAATTTTTTTAAAAAATACTAAAAATTTTATTTTATCTGATATTTCTACAGAATTTTATTATAAAAAAATGTTAAAAAGTATCAAAAATTTATACCAAAAACATTGGAAACTAATAAAAAAAAAAAACAATAATTTTCCTTTAAATATTAAAAAAATTTTAAAAAATTTTCAAAAAAATCGAGTATTATGTGCAATAAAAGATGGATATTTCGGGGAAAAATTTTTAAATAATTTTTTAGACAATATTTTTTTTCAAAAAAATAATCTATCTCAAAAAAAATCTAAAATATGGTATCATGGAAAAATAATTTTAATTACAAAAAATAATTTTAAATTAAAATTATTTAATGGAATAATTGGAATTTGTATATTATATAAAAAAAAATATAAAATATTTTTTCAATCTTCTAATAATACAATTTTCTCTATTAATCCTATATTAATAAAAAATTTTCAAAGTGCATGGGTTATGACAATTCACAAATCACAAGGATCTGAATTTAAAAATGTTATTTTAATTTTTCCTAATAAATATTATTCAATTATGAATAAAGAATTATTTTATACAGCCTTAACAAGAACAAAAAAAAAAATTAAAATATATATAAATAATAAAATTATGTTAAAAATTATAAATAATATTAAAAAAAAGAAATCAGGACTACATAAAAATTTTTAA
- the nusB gene encoding transcription antitermination factor NusB, protein MIPKKRRKARIIALQTLYSWQISKNIMTQEIIKYFLKKQDIKKIDLIYFHDIIYGVIKYVKNLDVFMIPYLSRHIRTLGNIEIIILRISLFEILKRKDIPYKVSINEGIELAKIFGAEKSHKFINGVLDKIVKYLLQKIKN, encoded by the coding sequence ATGATTCCTAAAAAAAGAAGAAAAGCTCGTATAATTGCATTACAAACTTTGTATTCTTGGCAAATTTCTAAAAATATTATGACTCAAGAAATTATAAAATATTTTTTAAAAAAACAAGATATCAAAAAAATTGATTTGATTTATTTTCATGATATTATATATGGTGTTATTAAATATGTAAAAAATTTAGATGTTTTTATGATTCCTTATTTATCTCGACATATTCGTACACTCGGAAATATAGAAATAATTATTTTAAGAATTTCTTTATTCGAAATTTTAAAAAGAAAAGATATACCTTATAAAGTTTCGATTAATGAAGGTATCGAATTAGCAAAAATTTTTGGAGCCGAAAAAAGTCATAAATTTATTAATGGAGTATTAGATAAAATTGTAAAATATTTACTTCAAAAAATTAAAAATTAA
- a CDS encoding TusE/DsrC/DsvC family sulfur relay protein has translation MKNLLTKKISEPWNKNIAIKIALKYSIYLKKIHWKIIFFLRSFYLRYKIIPSIKMIILTIKKTSDINLNTQIFFKLFSRNPLKNACKIAGLPTNHLCI, from the coding sequence ATGAAAAATCTATTAACAAAAAAAATATCTGAACCTTGGAATAAAAATATCGCTATAAAAATTGCTTTAAAATATTCAATATATTTAAAAAAAATACATTGGAAAATTATTTTTTTTTTAAGATCTTTTTATTTACGTTATAAAATTATTCCTTCAATAAAAATGATTATACTAACTATAAAAAAAACATCTGATATAAATTTAAATACTCAAATTTTTTTTAAATTATTTTCTAGAAATCCCCTTAAAAATGCATGTAAAATTGCAGGATTACCTACTAATCATTTATGCATATAA
- a CDS encoding protoheme IX farnesyltransferase: MDNESFKPLKFLKNYLYKVIHFLMLLKPGILLGNSLTFLSGFLIASKNQFELKYFLISLISLISIIGSACIINNIFDRDIDRQMNRTKNRFLCNSNIFMIFLSYLYSFFLLFLGFFLCYQYNNLFCLILFILGFFIYTVIYTIFLKRKKIYATLIGGISGSLPPLIGYVTIQKKFDICSIILFLVYFFWQIPHTFSISIYCLEDYQNIKIPTYFIKKGILKSQIIIISSIFLNFLFLLLLSVYISVNFLNYFILCFFYFFWIFFSIFGRFFLSDKKWSYYIFIFSLFVIFLKNIFFLNFL; the protein is encoded by the coding sequence ATGGATAATGAATCATTTAAACCATTAAAATTTCTAAAAAATTATTTATATAAGGTAATACATTTTTTAATGTTGTTAAAACCTGGTATTTTATTAGGTAATAGTTTAACATTTTTAAGTGGATTTTTGATAGCTTCCAAGAATCAGTTTGAATTAAAATATTTTTTAATCTCATTAATAAGTTTAATTAGTATTATAGGTTCTGCATGTATTATAAATAATATTTTTGATCGAGATATTGATCGTCAAATGAATCGTACTAAGAATAGATTTTTGTGTAATTCTAATATTTTTATGATTTTTTTATCTTATTTATATTCTTTTTTTTTATTATTTTTAGGATTTTTTTTGTGTTATCAATATAATAATTTATTTTGTTTAATATTATTTATTTTAGGTTTTTTTATTTATACAGTTATTTATACTATCTTTTTAAAAAGAAAAAAAATTTATGCGACTTTAATAGGCGGTATTTCAGGATCTTTACCGCCTCTTATTGGGTATGTTACTATACAGAAAAAATTTGATATTTGTAGTATTATATTATTTTTAGTATATTTTTTTTGGCAAATTCCGCATACATTTTCAATTTCTATTTATTGTTTAGAAGATTATCAAAATATTAAAATACCAACGTATTTTATAAAAAAAGGAATTTTAAAATCTCAAATAATAATAATTTCTAGCATTTTTTTAAATTTTTTATTTTTATTATTATTAAGTGTTTACATATCAGTAAATTTTTTAAATTATTTTATTTTATGTTTTTTCTATTTTTTTTGGATATTTTTTTCTATATTTGGTAGATTTTTTTTATCTGATAAAAAATGGTCATATTATATTTTTATTTTTTCTTTATTTGTAATTTTTTTAAAAAATATATTTTTTTTAAATTTTTTATAA
- a CDS encoding cytochrome o ubiquinol oxidase subunit III, giving the protein MIFKKENSQNKFIKITSKKNINFEKKIFGFWLYLMSECIVFSVLFVVFFLMNTKNQCFNMMKTHEISFQIIFLETIFLLLSSFIYSIIVYFFKRISIRNIFFILCLTLFFTSLFLILEIYELNHIFLVFCPYEINGFFSSFFALLGMHCIHIFGAIFWILLLIFRIFFNENIKNLYSDFFCLNLFFQFLDIIWLFIIIFVYLLHKIS; this is encoded by the coding sequence ATGATATTTAAAAAAGAAAATTCACAAAATAAGTTTATAAAAATTACTTCGAAAAAAAATATTAATTTTGAAAAAAAAATTTTTGGTTTTTGGCTATATTTAATGAGTGAATGTATTGTTTTTTCAGTTTTATTTGTAGTTTTTTTTTTAATGAATACTAAGAATCAATGTTTTAATATGATGAAAACTCATGAAATATCTTTTCAAATAATTTTTTTAGAAACAATTTTTTTATTACTTAGTTCATTTATATATAGTATTATTGTATATTTTTTTAAAAGAATTTCTATTAGAAATATATTTTTTATATTATGTTTAACATTATTTTTTACTTCTTTATTTTTAATATTAGAAATTTATGAATTAAATCATATTTTTTTAGTTTTTTGTCCATATGAAATTAATGGTTTTTTTTCTTCTTTTTTTGCATTGTTGGGTATGCATTGTATACATATTTTTGGGGCAATTTTTTGGATATTACTTTTAATATTCCGTATTTTTTTTAATGAAAATATAAAAAATCTTTATTCAGACTTTTTTTGTTTAAATTTATTTTTTCAATTTTTAGATATTATATGGTTATTTATTATTATTTTTGTTTATTTATTACACAAAATTTCTTAA